One Chengkuizengella sediminis DNA segment encodes these proteins:
- a CDS encoding heptaprenyl diphosphate synthase component 1, whose protein sequence is MDGYLVPELAKKSMQYDMIQKHTDLPTFPYSRSRLLYIFLNKHSTSDKISELYTLVTSLIQMGMDTHDLVDIGEEQIEMKKMRTRQLRVLAGDYFSSKFYHLLSQAGQIDTIHSLSHAISEVNRLKINLYMKMKKFKLTAEDYFQHCIDIKSQLYLIFSNYMDEVLRKQWPDILASITKCELITEEIDKLNQIKDLKGSWAYWYILKHATIEEMEMLKEDSCNKSLIQSVLLKYNIRAKLHQMLEKQWKDVSEKVNNIKNENIKNELEKIGQPFISYLSASKV, encoded by the coding sequence ATGGATGGTTATTTAGTTCCTGAACTAGCAAAAAAAAGTATGCAATACGATATGATTCAAAAACATACGGATCTTCCAACTTTTCCGTATTCTCGCTCAAGGTTGCTTTATATTTTTCTAAATAAGCATTCAACTTCAGATAAAATTTCTGAGTTGTATACATTGGTTACCTCATTAATACAGATGGGGATGGATACTCATGATCTAGTTGATATCGGAGAAGAGCAGATTGAGATGAAAAAGATGCGTACAAGACAACTTAGAGTGTTAGCTGGGGACTATTTTAGCAGTAAATTTTATCACCTATTATCTCAGGCGGGACAGATAGATACCATCCATTCCTTATCTCACGCTATTAGTGAGGTAAATCGATTAAAAATAAATTTATATATGAAAATGAAAAAATTTAAATTAACTGCTGAGGATTACTTTCAGCACTGCATAGATATTAAATCACAGTTATATCTTATTTTTTCTAACTATATGGACGAAGTGTTGCGAAAACAATGGCCAGACATTTTAGCTTCTATAACAAAATGTGAGCTTATTACTGAAGAAATTGACAAGTTGAATCAGATTAAGGATTTAAAGGGGAGCTGGGCTTATTGGTATATTTTAAAACACGCAACGATTGAAGAAATGGAAATGTTAAAAGAAGATAGTTGTAATAAATCTTTGATACAATCCGTTTTATTGAAATATAATATCAGAGCTAAACTCCATCAAATGTTAGAGAAACAGTGGAAAGATGTGAGTGAAAAAGTCAATAATATAAAAAATGAAAACATTAAAAATGAATTGGAAAAAATAGGACAACCCTTTATTTCATATTTATCTGCTTCTAAAGTTTAA
- a CDS encoding demethylmenaquinone methyltransferase produces the protein MKLEGNAKKEFVHSVFENIAPKYDVMNDIISFRRHKAWRKFTMKKMNMKPGETAIDLCCGTCDWTISMAEESKNGKIVGLDFSLNMLEMGKKKVSSSGLDDQIDLVHGDAMELPFEDNSFDYATIGLALRNVPDLRQVLKEMRRVVKPGGQVYCLELSKPTWQPFKSIYYFYFNRVLPLIGKLVAKKYEQYKWLPESLITFPDHKELANIFKEIGLNKVQAYPLTGGIAALHIGTKGKSE, from the coding sequence ATTAAATTGGAAGGAAACGCAAAGAAAGAATTTGTGCACTCTGTATTTGAAAATATTGCACCTAAGTATGATGTAATGAATGATATTATAAGTTTTAGACGCCATAAAGCATGGCGTAAATTTACGATGAAAAAAATGAATATGAAGCCAGGCGAGACAGCGATTGATTTATGCTGCGGCACATGTGATTGGACAATTAGTATGGCAGAGGAAAGTAAAAATGGGAAAATTGTTGGTCTTGATTTCAGTTTGAACATGTTAGAAATGGGTAAGAAAAAAGTATCATCTTCTGGGTTGGATGATCAAATTGACTTAGTGCACGGAGATGCAATGGAGTTACCATTTGAAGATAATTCCTTTGATTATGCGACAATCGGTCTTGCACTTCGAAATGTTCCTGATCTCAGGCAAGTTCTTAAAGAAATGAGAAGAGTTGTTAAACCGGGTGGACAAGTTTATTGTTTGGAATTATCAAAACCTACTTGGCAGCCTTTTAAATCCATATATTATTTTTATTTCAATAGAGTTCTTCCTTTAATTGGAAAATTAGTAGCCAAAAAATATGAGCAATACAAATGGCTGCCAGAATCGTTGATCACATTTCCTGATCATAAGGAACTTGCGAACATATTTAAGGAAATTGGTTTAAATAAGGTTCAAGCCTATCCTTTAACTGGAGGGATTGCAGCACTTCATATTGGTACAAAGGGGAAATCAGAGTGA
- a CDS encoding NAD(P)H-dependent glycerol-3-phosphate dehydrogenase, producing MSNKKVSVFVAGSWGTTLASVLADNGLEVMIWSRNEKQVEEMNSQHTNSKYLPNITLSNQIKATTSIEEAMTGTTAVVIVAPSSGMREVTSKIKPFVHEDHLIVHATKGFEAKSLKRMSQVIAEELTNVDEENITVLSGPSHAEEVINKSPTTVVISSVNLNAAEKVQDLFINSYFRVYTNPDIIGVEIGAALKNIIALGGGMSDGLSFGDNAKAALITRGLAEIARLGVAMGANPLTFIGLAGIGDLVATCTSQHSRNWRAGYLLAQGNTLDETLEKMGMVVEGIKNMQAAYELSKIYDIAMPITFEMYEVLFNNKEPKFAVEDLMGRVKTHEMEDIAKPSSKKWVE from the coding sequence ATGTCAAATAAAAAAGTATCTGTTTTTGTAGCTGGAAGTTGGGGGACAACACTTGCCTCAGTTTTAGCTGATAATGGATTAGAGGTTATGATTTGGTCGCGAAATGAAAAACAAGTGGAGGAAATGAATAGTCAACACACGAATAGCAAGTATCTTCCTAATATTACTCTTTCTAATCAAATTAAAGCAACTACATCTATTGAGGAGGCGATGACTGGAACGACTGCAGTTGTCATTGTAGCACCATCTTCAGGCATGAGAGAAGTAACTTCTAAAATCAAACCATTTGTTCATGAAGACCATCTAATCGTTCATGCCACAAAAGGATTTGAAGCGAAATCTCTTAAACGCATGTCACAGGTGATCGCTGAAGAGCTTACAAATGTAGATGAGGAAAACATAACTGTATTATCAGGTCCAAGTCATGCTGAAGAGGTAATTAATAAATCTCCTACAACAGTTGTTATTTCATCCGTAAATTTGAATGCTGCAGAAAAGGTTCAAGATTTATTTATTAACTCCTATTTTAGAGTATATACAAATCCAGATATTATTGGTGTTGAAATAGGGGCAGCCTTAAAAAATATTATTGCTTTAGGCGGTGGAATGTCTGACGGTTTATCGTTCGGTGATAATGCAAAAGCAGCTTTAATTACTCGTGGTTTAGCTGAAATCGCGAGGTTAGGAGTTGCTATGGGAGCTAATCCATTAACTTTTATTGGATTAGCTGGCATTGGTGATCTAGTTGCTACCTGTACAAGTCAACATAGCAGAAATTGGCGTGCAGGGTATCTACTCGCTCAAGGAAATACACTAGATGAAACGTTGGAAAAAATGGGGATGGTAGTTGAAGGTATTAAAAATATGCAGGCTGCTTATGAGCTTTCTAAAATATATGACATTGCAATGCCAATTACCTTCGAAATGTACGAAGTATTATTTAATAATAAAGAGCCCAAATTTGCAGTAGAAGATTTAATGGGACGTGTTAAAACCCATGAAATGGAGGATATTGCTAAACCATCATCAAAAAAATGGGTGGAATAG
- the spoIVA gene encoding stage IV sporulation protein A — translation MEKVDIFKDIAERTGGDIYLGVVGAVRTGKSTFIKRFMETIVLPNISNEADRVRAKDELPQSASGRTIMTTEPKFVPNNAVKITVDEGLDVNVRMVDCVGYAVVGAHGYEDENGPRMINTPWFEDPIPFQEAAEIGTRKVIQEHSTLGVVITTDGSITDIDRESYVEAEERVINELKEVGKPFILIVNSTQPDHPDTHQLCEDLSHRYDIPVMPMSVDSMGEREMTSVLREVLFEFPVHEVNVNLPSWVMVLDENHWLRTNFEESVRETVKDISRLRDVDRVVGNFEGFDFIDRASLAGMNMGQGIAEIDLYAPDELYDQILMEVVGVEIRGKDHLLQLMQEFSHAKREYDHYAEGIEMVKATGYGIAAPPIEDMTLEEPELIRQGSRFGVRLKAVAPSIHMIRVDVESEFAPIIGTEKQSEELVRYLMQDYEDDPVRIWDSDIFGRSLQSIVQEGIQVKLAMMPENARHKLQETLGRITNEGSGGLIAIIL, via the coding sequence TTGGAAAAAGTGGATATTTTTAAGGACATCGCAGAAAGGACAGGTGGGGATATTTACTTAGGGGTTGTTGGTGCGGTTCGAACTGGTAAATCTACTTTTATTAAACGATTTATGGAAACCATCGTATTACCAAACATCTCAAACGAGGCTGACAGAGTCAGAGCTAAGGACGAATTGCCTCAAAGTGCTTCTGGTAGAACGATCATGACAACAGAACCTAAGTTTGTTCCAAATAATGCAGTGAAGATTACTGTAGATGAAGGTTTAGACGTTAATGTGCGTATGGTAGATTGTGTTGGATATGCTGTTGTAGGCGCACATGGGTATGAGGATGAGAATGGACCTAGAATGATTAATACACCGTGGTTTGAAGATCCAATACCATTTCAAGAAGCAGCAGAAATAGGTACTAGAAAAGTTATTCAGGAGCATTCTACATTAGGTGTTGTCATTACAACAGATGGGTCTATCACAGATATTGATAGAGAATCTTATGTTGAAGCCGAGGAACGTGTGATTAATGAGTTGAAGGAAGTAGGGAAGCCTTTTATCTTAATTGTAAATTCAACTCAACCAGATCATCCTGATACACATCAACTTTGTGAAGATTTGTCGCACAGATATGATATTCCTGTGATGCCAATGAGTGTAGACTCCATGGGAGAACGAGAAATGACTTCTGTGTTAAGAGAAGTACTATTTGAGTTCCCAGTTCATGAAGTGAATGTGAATCTGCCAAGCTGGGTGATGGTTTTGGATGAAAATCACTGGCTAAGAACGAATTTCGAAGAAAGTGTTAGGGAGACAGTGAAGGATATTAGTAGACTACGAGATGTGGATCGAGTAGTTGGGAATTTTGAAGGATTTGACTTTATTGATAGAGCGTCTTTAGCAGGTATGAATATGGGGCAAGGTATAGCTGAAATTGATCTATACGCTCCAGATGAATTGTATGATCAAATTCTAATGGAGGTCGTTGGTGTAGAAATCAGAGGCAAAGATCATTTGCTTCAATTGATGCAGGAATTTAGCCATGCGAAAAGAGAGTACGATCATTATGCTGAAGGCATTGAGATGGTGAAAGCAACTGGATATGGTATAGCTGCTCCACCTATAGAGGATATGACTTTAGAAGAACCTGAACTTATCCGACAAGGATCAAGATTTGGAGTGCGTTTAAAAGCGGTGGCTCCATCCATACATATGATACGTGTGGATGTAGAATCGGAGTTTGCGCCAATTATAGGCACGGAAAAACAAAGTGAAGAACTGGTAAGATATTTAATGCAAGATTATGAAGATGACCCTGTTAGAATATGGGATTCCGATATCTTTGGCAGATCATTACAATCGATTGTGCAAGAAGGTATTCAAGTAAAACTAGCGATGATGCCAGAGAATGCAAGACATAAACTTCAAGAAACTTTAGGAAGAATTACGAATGAAGGATCTGGGGGCTTAATAGCTATCATTTTATAG
- a CDS encoding stage VI sporulation protein F: MSKGNKGNKDLSKNVLDVVKKKTGKKVSHKDIEKIASGVKPSTLQSEKQLRELILNVSKMVNVPVAESTINEIIKAVKGSGFNPGQLEHMMQGMMNKKK; the protein is encoded by the coding sequence ATGAGTAAAGGTAATAAAGGTAATAAGGATTTATCCAAAAATGTATTAGATGTAGTTAAGAAAAAAACAGGGAAAAAAGTATCTCACAAAGATATTGAAAAAATTGCTAGTGGAGTGAAACCTTCAACCTTACAGAGTGAAAAACAATTGCGTGAATTAATTCTAAATGTTTCAAAAATGGTAAACGTTCCTGTTGCCGAATCGACAATAAATGAAATTATAAAAGCGGTTAAAGGCAGCGGGTTTAATCCAGGTCAATTAGAACATATGATGCAAGGTATGATGAACAAAAAAAAATAA
- the ndk gene encoding nucleoside-diphosphate kinase: MEKTYLMIKPDGVQRSVMGEIITRFEQKGFQLLAGKFTVLSKEQAEKHYEEHKEKPFFGELIDFITSGPVFAMVWEGDNIIEISRMMIGKTNPVDAQPGTIRGDFAAHMSLNIIHGSDSNESAAREIENIFNESELVSYEKSLMSWI; this comes from the coding sequence ATGGAAAAAACATATTTAATGATTAAACCAGATGGGGTTCAAAGAAGTGTTATGGGTGAAATTATCACTCGATTTGAACAAAAAGGTTTTCAACTTTTAGCTGGGAAATTCACTGTTCTAAGTAAGGAACAAGCAGAAAAACATTATGAAGAACATAAAGAAAAACCTTTCTTTGGTGAGTTAATTGATTTTATCACTTCTGGACCTGTTTTTGCGATGGTTTGGGAAGGGGATAATATCATTGAAATTTCTAGAATGATGATTGGAAAAACGAACCCTGTGGATGCTCAACCAGGTACAATTCGTGGTGATTTTGCTGCACACATGAGTTTAAATATTATTCATGGTTCAGATAGTAATGAAAGCGCTGCAAGAGAAATAGAAAACATTTTTAATGAATCAGAATTAGTATCCTACGAAAAATCCTTAATGTCTTGGATCTAA
- a CDS encoding 2Fe-2S iron-sulfur cluster-binding protein — MKFRRLLSKKAKSNPNSEQKNLDEQVIKLKGKFKEKSVKPELNISLLDLAVKNNIDWQFACTNGNCARCRCYVQDGAELLSDVNSAENSRLDLQEINDGYRLGCQAMIVRIGPITAVNKSYY, encoded by the coding sequence ATGAAATTTAGAAGGTTACTCTCAAAAAAAGCGAAGTCCAACCCAAATTCAGAACAAAAAAACTTAGATGAACAAGTTATTAAGTTAAAAGGTAAATTTAAAGAAAAAAGTGTGAAACCTGAACTAAATATATCGCTGTTGGATCTCGCAGTAAAAAATAATATTGACTGGCAATTTGCCTGCACAAATGGAAATTGTGCAAGATGTCGTTGTTATGTTCAAGATGGAGCAGAATTGTTAAGTGATGTGAATTCAGCGGAAAATTCTAGATTGGATTTGCAGGAAATTAATGATGGCTATCGACTTGGGTGCCAAGCTATGATTGTTCGAATTGGACCCATTACAGCGGTGAATAAATCTTATTATTAA
- a CDS encoding DUF2768 family protein → MDSMDKMWLSFYAIGFMVLASVLITFARAKTKGVIRFIISFVAVFILICSFFLGLISII, encoded by the coding sequence ATGGATTCAATGGATAAAATGTGGTTATCATTCTATGCAATTGGTTTTATGGTTTTGGCATCTGTTTTAATTACATTTGCACGTGCAAAAACGAAAGGAGTTATTCGATTTATTATTTCGTTTGTTGCTGTTTTTATTTTAATTTGTTCCTTCTTTTTAGGTTTGATTTCGATTATATAA
- a CDS encoding UbiX family flavin prenyltransferase — MSQSIETDKEWIVGITGASGAIYGVRLCEVLLELGYHVKILITDAGWRVLKEELNWNVSQRQETLNKHFSLFPGEYSYFPIQDIGASIASGSYQTEGMVIIPCSMGTLAGISHGMSDNLMERAADVMLKEGRKLIVVPRETPLHMIHLENMLRLSKAGATIIPAMPAFYYKPKTLDDIVSFLVGKVLDMMGIKHNMFTRWGDLDESKNGFD; from the coding sequence ATGAGTCAATCGATTGAAACTGATAAAGAATGGATTGTAGGAATTACAGGAGCTAGTGGGGCTATTTATGGTGTGCGGTTATGTGAGGTTTTATTAGAGTTAGGATATCATGTTAAAATCTTAATTACAGATGCTGGCTGGCGTGTTCTCAAAGAAGAATTAAACTGGAACGTATCTCAGAGACAAGAGACACTAAATAAACATTTTTCATTATTTCCAGGGGAATATTCTTATTTTCCAATTCAGGATATTGGAGCTAGTATTGCCAGTGGTTCTTATCAAACAGAAGGCATGGTTATTATACCATGTTCTATGGGGACCTTAGCAGGGATATCACATGGAATGTCGGATAATTTGATGGAACGTGCAGCTGATGTTATGTTAAAAGAAGGACGAAAATTAATCGTCGTACCTAGAGAAACACCCCTTCATATGATACATTTGGAAAACATGCTCAGATTATCAAAGGCAGGTGCAACCATCATACCTGCAATGCCTGCTTTTTATTATAAACCTAAAACACTTGATGATATCGTTTCATTTTTGGTGGGTAAAGTTTTAGATATGATGGGGATAAAACATAATATGTTTACTAGATGGGGAGATTTAGATGAGTCGAAAAATGGATTTGATTAA
- a CDS encoding nucleotidyltransferase domain-containing protein has protein sequence MVLSNSLCDCISYVHNKLKGSNIDWYVGGSCGLLLQNISLKAEPKDLDIQIETKFSPTIHSLLQSYALDKPHYSESEIFKSLLSHYEIGGIEVELVADFSVHSLMSEYIVDMSFLKKYSNTVNLNGLQIKVMPLAHEFVFNVLRNRPDRFLAAAEKMISNRTLYFPALYEILKRNQFDDIHVQKMSELLCESLCEREL, from the coding sequence TTGGTTTTATCAAACTCATTATGTGATTGTATTTCGTATGTACACAATAAATTGAAAGGTTCAAATATTGATTGGTACGTAGGAGGCAGTTGTGGTCTTCTTTTACAAAATATTTCTTTAAAGGCAGAGCCAAAGGATTTAGATATCCAAATTGAAACAAAATTCTCTCCAACCATTCATTCTCTTTTGCAATCCTATGCTTTAGATAAACCGCATTATAGTGAATCAGAAATTTTCAAATCACTACTTAGTCATTATGAGATTGGCGGAATTGAAGTGGAATTAGTAGCAGATTTTAGTGTTCATTCATTAATGTCTGAATATATAGTTGATATGAGCTTTTTAAAAAAATATAGTAATACTGTGAATTTAAATGGATTACAGATAAAGGTTATGCCTTTAGCACATGAGTTTGTATTTAATGTACTACGTAATAGACCAGATCGATTTTTAGCTGCTGCTGAAAAAATGATCTCAAATCGAACATTGTATTTTCCAGCCTTGTATGAAATATTAAAAAGAAATCAATTTGATGATATACATGTACAAAAAATGAGTGAATTATTATGTGAATCTTTGTGTGAAAGGGAACTGTGA
- a CDS encoding 2Fe-2S iron-sulfur cluster-binding protein, translating into MAEVIFLPRNKIIKVKAGTSLLDTSIRARVVIPARCGGKAACLMCKVKVDDPTTLLPLTQSEKTKLSQEQISENIRLACQAKVFNKKVIVSIPESPLNKVVQAQLKNENNNDL; encoded by the coding sequence ATGGCAGAAGTCATTTTTTTACCACGAAATAAAATAATTAAGGTGAAGGCAGGTACTTCTTTGTTAGACACAAGTATACGTGCTAGAGTAGTCATTCCAGCTAGATGTGGTGGCAAAGCAGCATGTTTGATGTGTAAAGTTAAAGTGGATGACCCTACAACTCTTTTGCCTTTGACTCAAAGTGAAAAGACGAAATTGAGCCAAGAGCAAATTTCTGAAAATATACGATTAGCTTGTCAAGCAAAAGTATTTAATAAAAAAGTAATTGTGAGCATACCAGAAAGTCCTTTGAATAAAGTAGTTCAAGCGCAATTGAAAAATGAAAATAATAATGATCTCTAA
- the mtrB gene encoding trp RNA-binding attenuation protein MtrB, whose protein sequence is MQRINDEYVIIKANEDGVNVIGLTRGQDTRFNHTEKLDKGEVMIAQFTEHTSAVKVRGKATIQTKHGIIESE, encoded by the coding sequence ATGCAGAGAATAAATGATGAATACGTTATAATTAAAGCAAATGAAGATGGCGTAAACGTAATCGGATTAACAAGAGGTCAGGACACGAGGTTTAATCACACTGAAAAACTAGATAAAGGTGAAGTGATGATCGCTCAATTTACAGAGCATACATCTGCTGTAAAGGTTCGAGGTAAGGCAACAATTCAAACAAAACATGGAATAATTGAAAGTGAATAA
- a CDS encoding UbiA-like polyprenyltransferase: MLKKTKVFLEMIKFEHTIFALPFAFMGAVLGSYMMNGHLPSWVQIGWIILAMVGARSAAMGLNRVIDKVIDGKNPRTAARAIPAGLLSSKEVILFIVLSFALLFFASAKLDPLAVKLLPIAVFFLVFYSYTKRFTWACHFILGFTIALAPLGGWIAITGDINITAIILFVSVALWTAGFDIIYACQDIEFDRKEGLFSIPSSFGIANALKIAKLLHFITAIGLVSIMFLANLSWWYLVGTIIAALLLIYEHQLVKPNDLSKLNAAFFTMNGVLSVIVFVFTLIDLAVLK; the protein is encoded by the coding sequence ATGTTAAAGAAAACTAAAGTATTTCTTGAGATGATTAAGTTTGAACACACGATATTTGCTTTGCCTTTTGCTTTTATGGGGGCTGTTTTAGGATCATATATGATGAATGGTCATTTACCTTCCTGGGTACAAATCGGTTGGATTATTTTAGCAATGGTTGGGGCTAGAAGTGCTGCAATGGGATTAAATCGAGTGATAGACAAAGTTATAGATGGTAAAAATCCGAGAACTGCAGCAAGAGCTATTCCAGCAGGTTTACTCTCTTCTAAAGAAGTGATACTATTTATTGTTTTGTCTTTTGCTTTATTGTTTTTTGCTTCGGCAAAATTGGATCCATTAGCTGTTAAATTGTTACCAATTGCCGTATTTTTCTTAGTTTTTTATTCATATACAAAAAGATTTACTTGGGCATGTCACTTTATTCTTGGCTTTACCATAGCTTTAGCTCCTTTAGGCGGCTGGATAGCCATTACCGGTGATATTAATATAACTGCAATCATTTTATTTGTTTCTGTAGCTTTATGGACAGCTGGATTTGATATCATATATGCTTGCCAAGATATAGAATTTGATCGAAAAGAAGGGCTATTTTCCATACCAAGTTCATTTGGAATAGCAAATGCACTAAAAATTGCCAAACTCCTTCATTTCATAACAGCCATAGGATTAGTGAGTATTATGTTTTTAGCCAATTTAAGCTGGTGGTATTTAGTCGGAACTATTATTGCGGCTTTATTGTTGATTTACGAACATCAACTTGTTAAACCAAATGATCTGTCTAAATTAAATGCAGCATTCTTTACAATGAATGGTGTACTGAGTGTCATCGTTTTCGTATTCACGTTAATTGATTTGGCGGTGCTAAAATAA
- a CDS encoding HU family DNA-binding protein, whose amino-acid sequence MNKSELVTKVAESTELQKKDASKAVDAVFQAISEALQSGDKVQLVGFGNFEVRERSARKGRNPQTGEEIDIAASKVPAFKPGKALKEGIN is encoded by the coding sequence TTGAATAAATCTGAATTAGTTACTAAGGTTGCTGAATCAACAGAACTTCAAAAGAAGGATGCATCGAAAGCTGTTGATGCGGTTTTCCAAGCCATTTCAGAAGCATTACAAAGCGGAGATAAAGTACAATTAGTTGGATTCGGTAATTTTGAAGTTCGTGAGCGTTCAGCAAGAAAAGGTCGTAATCCTCAAACAGGAGAAGAAATTGATATCGCAGCTAGTAAAGTGCCGGCCTTTAAACCAGGTAAAGCTTTAAAAGAAGGTATAAACTAA
- a CDS encoding menaquinone biosynthetic enzyme MqnA/MqnD family protein has protein sequence MSRKMDLIKIGEINYTNIWPILYHFPKKKFENQIQFVSGVPTKLNKALSEGELDMAPISSFAYAESFRNYVLFPDLSVSSFGKVNSILLFHKKPLEQIVNRKIALPTTSATSVNLLKIIIHKFYHGNPEYCYSTPQLDEMMKEAEGALLIGDDAIQAKWANSQYEVTDLGELWTNLTDSWMTFAVWAVRKDIADHNPKMVQHIFSLLKQSKEFGLNDKKEMIKEAQARIGGSESFWIKYFSELSHDFGQLQKNGLKLYYQFAREMNLIPEQVPIQMWTNQALSKL, from the coding sequence ATGAGTCGAAAAATGGATTTGATTAAAATAGGGGAAATTAATTACACCAATATATGGCCTATATTATATCATTTTCCTAAAAAGAAATTTGAAAATCAAATACAATTTGTATCGGGTGTGCCTACGAAACTTAATAAAGCTCTATCAGAAGGAGAATTAGACATGGCCCCTATTTCTTCTTTTGCCTATGCAGAATCATTTCGAAATTATGTGTTATTTCCTGATTTATCTGTAAGCTCTTTTGGTAAAGTGAATTCAATTTTATTATTTCATAAAAAACCATTAGAGCAAATTGTGAATCGAAAAATTGCACTCCCAACAACTTCAGCAACCTCTGTTAATTTGTTGAAAATTATTATTCATAAATTTTATCATGGAAATCCTGAATATTGTTACTCCACTCCTCAATTAGATGAAATGATGAAGGAAGCAGAAGGTGCATTGTTGATAGGGGACGATGCCATTCAAGCTAAATGGGCGAATTCACAGTATGAAGTTACAGATTTAGGTGAGCTTTGGACGAACTTAACGGATAGTTGGATGACATTTGCAGTTTGGGCTGTTCGAAAAGATATCGCTGATCATAATCCTAAAATGGTTCAACATATATTTAGTTTACTAAAGCAGAGTAAAGAGTTTGGTTTAAATGATAAAAAAGAGATGATCAAAGAGGCACAAGCTAGAATTGGGGGATCAGAGTCATTTTGGATAAAATATTTTTCTGAATTAAGTCATGACTTTGGACAATTACAAAAAAATGGGTTAAAGTTATATTATCAGTTTGCAAGAGAGATGAATCTCATACCAGAGCAAGTCCCCATTCAAATGTGGACAAACCAAGCGTTATCGAAATTATAA
- the hepT gene encoding heptaprenyl diphosphate synthase component II gives MKLIDIYARYKKDIQYIESELERSIQSNHDVLNETSLHLLKAGGKRIRPVFVLLSGKFGNYHLENLKNVAAALELIHMATLVHDDVIDNAITRRGEQTVMAKWDNKIAMYTGDYIFAKALTVVTQLENPKIHQILSKSIVQMCIGEMEQIRDFFNTDQSVRHYLLRIRRKTALLIAISCQLGALAAEAPKKVVRTLYSFGYNVGMAFQITDDVLDLCGTEKQIGKPPGSDIKQGNITLPMIYALQEKDLKESLLSLINRIKQSEDQSDVNEFIQLIRNSGGIDKAETLANRYIHKAVKQLDQLPDIKTKKHLHEIADFVLSRKY, from the coding sequence ATGAAGCTAATAGACATCTACGCACGTTATAAAAAAGATATTCAATATATAGAGAGTGAACTTGAAAGAAGTATTCAATCCAATCATGACGTTTTAAATGAAACCTCACTACATTTGTTAAAAGCAGGAGGAAAGAGAATTCGTCCTGTATTTGTATTGCTTTCAGGAAAATTTGGAAACTATCATTTAGAAAATTTGAAAAATGTTGCAGCTGCATTAGAACTTATTCATATGGCAACCCTAGTTCATGATGACGTGATCGATAATGCAATAACCCGCAGAGGCGAACAAACCGTTATGGCAAAATGGGATAACAAAATCGCTATGTATACAGGAGACTATATATTTGCTAAAGCTTTAACTGTGGTCACTCAATTAGAAAATCCAAAAATACATCAAATCTTATCCAAATCTATCGTTCAGATGTGTATTGGTGAGATGGAACAAATACGTGATTTCTTTAATACAGATCAATCTGTTCGCCATTATTTACTTCGAATTCGTCGAAAAACGGCATTGTTAATTGCGATTAGCTGTCAGTTAGGGGCTTTAGCTGCCGAAGCACCTAAAAAGGTGGTAAGAACTCTATATTCATTTGGTTACAATGTAGGTATGGCTTTTCAAATAACGGATGATGTTTTGGATTTATGTGGGACTGAAAAACAGATAGGAAAACCACCAGGTAGTGATATTAAACAGGGAAATATTACACTACCAATGATATATGCTCTACAAGAAAAGGATTTGAAAGAGTCTTTATTATCACTTATAAATAGAATAAAACAATCAGAGGACCAGTCAGATGTGAACGAGTTCATCCAACTGATTCGTAATAGTGGAGGCATTGATAAAGCAGAAACCTTGGCAAATCGTTATATACATAAAGCAGTTAAACAATTAGATCAATTACCTGATATAAAAACAAAAAAGCATTTACATGAAATTGCAGACTTTGTTTTGAGTCGTAAATACTAA